One stretch of Penaeus vannamei isolate JL-2024 chromosome 7, ASM4276789v1, whole genome shotgun sequence DNA includes these proteins:
- the LOC138862146 gene encoding uncharacterized protein — MVLETFSNEVKPLGVEVSWTKTRIQDFGDLLGEPVQRTNLRVFKALVFLNSSETWTLSCALESRFDAFCNRSLRQIMGYCWRDHVLNQQLHRETGTGPVTCTIRDRQLRLYGHLARFPQDGPAYQVISVRDSLVWRRPVERPRKS; from the exons atgGTTTTAGaaacatttagtaatgaagtgaagccttTGGgtgtagaggtctcctggaccaagactaggatccaggactttggggacttgttaggagaacctgttca aaggaccaatctACGTGTATTCAAGGCCCTAGTTTTTCTAAatagtagtgaaacctggacattatcctgtgccttggagtcacgttttgatgccttttgtaataggtccttgcgccagatcatggggtactgttggcgggaccacgtgttaAACCAacagctgcaccgtgagactggcacaggacctgttacctgcacaatccgtgatcgccaactcaggctatatggccatctggctcgcttccctcaggatggtCCTGCCTACCAGGttatctctgttcgagacagccttgtgtggaggaggcctgtggaacgacctaggaagtcgtga